A region of Ornithodoros turicata isolate Travis chromosome 5, ASM3712646v1, whole genome shotgun sequence DNA encodes the following proteins:
- the LOC135395606 gene encoding P2X purinoceptor 7-like, with translation MSSLPNLSALELRILELSRAQNFCSYDSMPESVYVAAEDSSSSDISESPPSSPGSDRAGNADWCSCGKCKPMDTADECLCCREVENVCKKQTVNCITDNEYFEILCLDTEVLRVSFTYIRDTEEYGNIRDIAVNKKFRYIAYRQFTRWIWGGLGKHHRKILPACVVHAIRDAFPSDVYKGFEPAHL, from the exons aTGTCGAGTCTCCCGAACCTGAGTGCGCTAGAACTCCGCATTCTAGAACTATCGCGTgcacagaacttctgttcgtaCGATAGCATGCCGGAAAGTGTGTacgtcgcagcagaagattcatcATCCTCAGATATATCGGAGTCACCGCCGTCCTCACCAGGATCTGATCGTGCCGGGAACGCGGACTG GTGTTCTTGCGGGAAGTGCAAACCGATGGATACCGCTGACGAGTGTTTGTGCTGCCGGGAGGTAGAGAACGTCTGTAAAAAGCAGACGGTCAACTGCATTACAGACAACGAATATTTCGAGATACTCTGCCTCGACACCGAAGTTCTGCGAGTGTCTTTTACGTACATCCGAGATACTGAAGAGTATGGCAACATACGTGACATCGCCGTGAACAA gaaattccgttatatcgcCTATCGGCAATTCACAAGGTGGATATGGGGTGGTCTGGGAAAGCACCATAGGAAGATTCTTCCTGCCTGCGTGGTGCATGCCATTAGGGATGCTTTTCCATCAGATGTGTATAAGGGCTTTGAACCTGCACACTTGTAA